In Cynocephalus volans isolate mCynVol1 chromosome 16, mCynVol1.pri, whole genome shotgun sequence, the following proteins share a genomic window:
- the LOC134364333 gene encoding interferon alpha-4-like, producing the protein MALPFPLLMALLVLSYQATCSLGCDLPQAHSLGTRKALILLGRMRRISPLSCLKDRNDFGFPLEDLDGHQLQKARAISVLHEMTQQSFNLFCTKGSSAAWDESLLDKLCTGLYQQLDDLEACLMPEVGVEETPLVNEDFALAVRKYFQRISLYLKEKRHSPCAWEVVRAEIVRSFSSSINMRGRLG; encoded by the coding sequence atggccttgccctttcctttactgatggccctgctggtgctcagctaccaggcgacctgctctctgggctgtgatctgcctcaggcccacagcctggggaccaggaaggccttgatactcctgggacgaatgaggagaatctcccctctgtcctgcctgaaggacagaaatgacttcggattccccctggaagacttggatggccaccagctgcagaaggcccgagccatctctgtcctccatgagatgacccagcagagcttcaacctcttctgcacaaagggctcatcggctgcttgggatgagagcctcttggacaaactctgcactggactctatcagcagctggacgacctggaagcctgtctgatgccggaggtgggggtggaagagactcccctggtgaacgaggacttcgcactggccgtgaggaaatacttccaaagaatcagtctctacctgaaagagaagaggcacagcccttgcgcctgggaggtcgtgagagcagaaatcgtgagatccttctcttcatcaataaacatgcggggaagattaggg